AAGATCTCCGTCAACGATCAGCTCGTGCATGTCTACGCGGCCCATGTAAGTATTAAACGAGTTCGTCGTCCAACAATCATCGTTCACCGTCTCGAATCAAGGCATGCTGTGTGTAGCACCGATGATTAGAATCGCCGTCAGCATTCGCTATGCGATAGCCTGAGTCACCAGCAGGTTGTTGTTAGGGCTCCCGTGATCGTACTAGTCAACTACTAGAGCTGCATTAGAGATTCATTCGCTGGACGCATTAGCATTAAAAGCACTTTGTTCGTGGAGAGACATTGCTAATTGATCGCCCCTAGGTCGAGGATGATAGTAAGTTCCTACTTCCGGTGCGGTGATAAGCTCACCGCGGTCACTCGAATCGAACTCGCGGCTCGATTCCAAAGATAATCATAATATGTAAATGAACAAAGCGGAGAGGTGATGATCCATACTGATCGCACAATGTTCGTTGTGTTTCTCGATCCCCATTCCAGCTCCATGCAGAGTACAATCGACAGTGTGATGATTATATGGCCCACCGGGTGATACAGGCCTACGATACGGCGCAGTTCATTGAAAGCACCCGTGGAAATTCCGTCCTGCAGATACTGGCTGGGGATCTCAATACCGAACCGGGCGATCTGGCCTATCGCGTGTTGCTGACAAGCTCCAATCTCAAGGATTCTTACGATCGCAAGCTGCTGGGCAGTTCGCTTTGTACGAACGAATGTGAATCGAACAGTTACACCGATGCAACAGCGGCCAAGCAAAACCCGAACGGTAAACGCATCGATTACGTACTGTACCGTATCGGAGATCATTACGAGGGGCGTTTATTAGAGCACCGGTTACCATTGCCGAAGCGCGTACCCGGTCAAAGCTTTAGCTACTCAGATCATGAAGCCGTGTACGCAAAGTTGATTCTGAAACGCAGCAGCTCGTCGTCCACCATTCAAAACCTGATAGCCTGCAgcagcggaaaagcgaaagatgaAGACAGCTGTGAGTGGGACTCACGGCAAGAAACTCAACGGGAGGCAGTGCTGGCGCTGCGCGAAAGTGTAGCGATTTGTTCCGAAAGTTTGAAGCAGCTGGAATCGCATCGCCGCAGCTACACCCTAATGGCGATTGGTGTGATCATCGTGCTAATCAATTTGCTAGAGCTGCAGGCACCGTACGGACTGAAGATCGCCTTCTTGGTGCTGAAGTTCCTGCTGTGTGCCGTCATCATCTTTTTCGTCGTCATGGCAACCATTTGGAACGTGATGGAAAAACACGGTATACTGGCTGGCAAGCTTTCGATGGAAATCGCCCTCAAAGGGTACAGTCTTGATGGTACAGCCGGCACCAGTGCGGGCACTGGGTGAATGCAATCGGAATAGAATAGGTGGTTTAACATTTTTCCAATTGTATCTTACCCATTCGAGTACACATTTCCACTAATAGCTGGCCTTCGAAATCGGCACGCCGCCGTAGAAACGTTATGCACGCTGCCACTAGTAATGCCTCCACTGATACCGGTGGTGAGAGCCGCCGCCTCGTTACTGTGTTACTGTACagcgaatgaaataaaaacattccCCTAAAAAGGTGTGGGAAAACCGAACGCTAAACGCTATGGACTATGGTGGTGTcatttttctctttgtttcaATACGTTTAGCGATTGCCCTTCtacatgcgatgcgatgaggtACCGCGATTGTGTGGCCATGATTTTCTATTACAATAAGCAGTCGCGGTTGTAGCAGCGAGCCGGTACGGATAAAACCAACCGACGATTATTCGATCCTCGTCTTTCCGGGCGGTGCGAGTGGAGCGGCAAGGGACAGGAAACCCCACAACGAGACCAACAAACGGATCGATGATTCATCGCGGAGTGTTTTCGGTAGAAGTAATAAAGCAAAAGACGAATGAATGACTGGCCACGCCGGGTCTCATGAACCGTGTCTGAGTATCGTCGTCCTTTCTAACGGCCCGGAAAACAGCTTTTATAATAAATCGTTTATTAGGTCACAATGAAGCTAACGCCACACTAGGTTTTAGATGGAGAAGTATGGAATAATTAGGCCGATCTAATGTTTCACCACATCCGATAGGAACCGTCTACACCCGAAAATCCCATAACATGAGCCTTGCCAACCGCTGACCGATTATGTTCACGGTGATCTTCAGAAACGTGGCGGAGCTTGCAAACTCCGGTACGTGTTGCCCTTGAATGACGTCAATTGGCGAACGCAAATGGTGCGAAGTGGATTGTAATTGAAGTGCAACTCCTCCAAACCGGCCGCCGGAGTGTGCCTGGTGTTCGCAAACCGTACGGAGGTGAGGAACAAGAAGACACTTTAAAGATATCTAAGTAGCAGCCAATGCGGGTTCTTCTCGGTAATTGAAGACCTGTCGTGCGTACCTGTTTCTACTTGACTTGGAGCATTCGCGGTACGGGGTCTCTACGGTCAGTGGCTGCCAGGTTGTGGTCAGTGGAGTGGCCCGCAATGGTTCATCGCGAACCATCTAGCATCATCGacaataaaaacaacagcatcacACGAAGTAATCTATTCGATCCTCCCTCCAGTTCTAGTCTAATTGACGCAAGAGAACTTCCGGGAACTGGAAACTGAATATGGATGGAACATGCAGGCCAATCAAATTTTCTGCTAACTGGCTATCGGCGATCGGGGATTTCCCTGGTGGTTCTTTAGTGTTACCGTCTACTACTGATCTACAATCGGCTAACCTATTTTTATTAAGGATAATACGATGCAAGCCCTTGCCGTGGGTTGTGGAATTGTTTAGTGTCCGGCTTCTGGAGAATTCAACCCATTTGCTAATCGTATGGAAAAGTACCATCTTGTATGCCACTTCAGCGAATGATTGCACTAAGCTTTAGCGaacgatcggttgctgctggaaatACTGCTCTACAGTGAATGGCCGAACGACTGGTTGGCGCGTGCGCCGCTGTGATTAAAACGCCGGTACGAGCTTGAACTTGATCTTGTTTAGCCGACACCTTCGTCATTCGTCGTCGCCCGTACAAGGTCTAGCGGAGTCGCACTAGAATTTCAACACGCGATATTGATGGAACGTGATAGAACCCTATTGCCTCTGTTGGTTGAGACGCGAAATTTCTGGTGAAAATGGATTCAGGCTTAAGTAAATTCAACGCAAGCGATTGAATATCATCTTGGGAAGACAAAGAAGCAAGTATCTTATTCGTCTATTTTAAGAAACACATACTACGGTCTGAGCAGAGGCCAATGACATGATCATGTCAAGATCGAAAAGCCGCATGATTGATTAGCATCGAGAATCAACCGATTTCACGCCGCTgtatcttcttctctttttcttctaatACATCGCATCCGCACGGGGATTGTCCGGTTTCGATGGAAGAAGCGTGCATAAAATCGTCTCAGTTTCGACAGTCTTTCGATGTTGCTGCCCCGCTCCAGACAGTTCCCTAGCGTCCAGCGAAATGTAATCCAGTTATAACCGCTAGTTGGACAGACACTTGAGCCACGAGCCACAGGGATATGCTAACGAACTCGTTTCGACCATATCGCCTCACATTACGGGAGGGAAATTCCAAAactaaaaatacattttattgTTCGCTTCTCGACAGTTGGCAGgtttaatattttccaaatgcGATTTTCTACATTTCGTGCACcccggagcaggagcagggatTTCGGATGTTACGTAAACCAGCTGAACCAGTAAACGGGTTTGCGTTTCGATTGGCTCGACGTAATTGTAATGCTCTGACATCGTGCGATGTTCTTCGGAGGGTAAATGAAGAGACGTGAATTGATGCTCGCGTGATGTAAAGTTGGGTTGCCGGTAAACGGAAAATCAGTTACAACTGAGCGTACGAGCACGGTATGGAATATTGTAATACTGTTTCTATTGTGTTCAGTCTGATCCATCCACCCATTCGAAGgtgggtgtttttttggttcctcGTGGGCCGACAGTGACGTTGGAGTTGCATTTTGGGctgatcttttttttatattatttgaACAAAAGTAAGATCTTCGTGTGGCGATGGTATACAGGAATTGTAGCGATCTCCAGGACAGCTCAATGCAGTGCAATGAATTGACAATTTTGACTCTTCGACCCATCGGAGCGGTCATCGGATCGAAGTCTTCACCGTTGCTAACCGGTGGAGCATGCGCGGCTCAAGGGCAGACGCATTAAGTGTCCATGACGTCCGATGTTTCAGCTGTCTGCAACAACTCACCCAAAGAGTGAGACACGAAATTTGGCTCTCaattttttgttcgattttgaTCCGATAATAATCGAGAGTGCAATAAGTCACTGATGCATGTAAGGGAATCGATGGGTACGGTCACTGATTGATTGCCTGTCGAAACGTGCGTCTTCCTCGATCATCGAATGTATAGACTCATCTCAGCGGCTTTGAATCTCGGCGATTATTTGCATAAACGTTACAGAATGCGatgaattgtgtttttttttttccaaatgcaCACAGTTAAGCTTCTGGGAGCAGTGCCATCAACGA
The sequence above is a segment of the Anopheles darlingi chromosome 2, idAnoDarlMG_H_01, whole genome shotgun sequence genome. Coding sequences within it:
- the LOC125952362 gene encoding putative neutral sphingomyelinase; this translates as MAMELSILTLNIWGIPYISKDREVRVKAIGDVLASGNYDIVSLQEVWSDGDYQTLKQRVENVLPFCHYFYSGVVGSGLAILSRYPIVSAFFHAWSVNGYIHRIQHGDWFGGKGVGLAKISVNDQLVHVYAAHLHAEYNRQCDDYMAHRVIQAYDTAQFIESTRGNSVLQILAGDLNTEPGDLAYRVLLTSSNLKDSYDRKLLGSSLCTNECESNSYTDATAAKQNPNGKRIDYVLYRIGDHYEGRLLEHRLPLPKRVPGQSFSYSDHEAVYAKLILKRSSSSSTIQNLIACSSGKAKDEDSCEWDSRQETQREAVLALRESVAICSESLKQLESHRRSYTLMAIGVIIVLINLLELQAPYGLKIAFLVLKFLLCAVIIFFVVMATIWNVMEKHGILAGKLSMEIALKGYSLDGTAGTSAGTG